The region AATCGGGAAATTTGGTGGATTGCAGAAAATTCAGGTCGAGGGCAAAACGCAGGAAGCCATTAAATTGGTTTATGCTGATAATGATATTGTGTATGTGAGCATTCACTCGCTTCATAAAATATCCAAATACAACGGAAAAGACGGTGCGCCGCCAAAAATCTATAAATTAGGTTCGAATGCCTGGAAGGTTTTAAAACAAAAAACCAAAGCGCGTGTTAAACATATTGCATTCAATTTGATTCAGTTGTATGCGAAGCGACGTTTAGAAAAAGGTTTTCAGTTTGCGCCTGACAGTTATCTTCAAAACGAATTGGAAAGTTCGTTTATCTACGAAGATACGCCGGACCAAATGAAATCGACTGCAGAGGTAAAAGCCGATATGGAAAGCGATCGCCCAATGGACCGTTTGGTTTGTGGTGATGTTGGTTTCGGAAAAACAGAAGTTGCGATTCGTGCTGCTTTCAAAGCCGTTGATAATAGTAAACAAGTAGCAGTTTTAGTTCCAACTACGATTTTGGCGTATCAGCATTTTAGAACTTTTTCGGAACGTTTGAAAGATATGCCTGTTTCAATAGGTTACTTAAACCGATTTAGGACAGCAAAACAAAAAACACAAACTTTAAAAGATTTAGCAGAAGGAAAACTCGATATTATAATTGGTACACATCAGTTGGTAAACAAAAACGTTGTTTTCAAAGATTTAGGTTTATTGATTGTAGATGAGGAACAAAAATTCGGTGTAAACGTAAAAGATAAACTGAAAACTATTGCAGCCAATGTTGATACCTTGACATTAACCGCAACGCCAATTCCGAGAACGCTTCAGTTTTCATTAATGGCGGCAAGAGATTTATCTGTAATTACAACGCCTCCGCCAAATCGTTATCCAATTGAAACCAATGTGGTTGGTTTTAATGAAGAAATTATCCGTGATGCGATTTCGTATGAAATTCAAAGAAATGGACAAGTTTTCTTTATCAATAACCGAATTGAAAATATCAAGGAAATTGCCGGAATGATTCAGCGTTTGGTTCCAAATGCAAGGGTTGGAGTTGGTCACGGACAAATGGACGGCGCCAAATTAGAGGAGTTGATGTTAGGTTTTATGAACGGAGATTTTGATGTTTTAGTAGCAACCACAATTATCGAAAGCGGACTTGACGTTCCAAACGCCAACACGATTTTCATCAACAATGCCAATAATTTCGGATTATCAGATTTGCATCAAATGCGTGGTCGGGTAGGGCGAAGCAACAAAAAAGCATTCTGTTACTTCATTTGTCCGCCATATTCCTCTATGACTGAAGACGCCAGAAAACGTATTCAGGCATTGGAACAATTCAGTGAATTGGGAAGCGGTTTCAATATTGCAATGAAAGATCTTGAAATTCGCGGTGCAGGAGATTTATTGGGTGGAGAGCAAAGCGGTTTCATTAATGAAATTGGTTTTGATACCTACCAAAAAATCATGAATGAAGCGATTGAAGAATTGAAGGAAAACGAATTCAAAGATTTATATCCGGAAGAAAATAATATCGATACCAAAGAATATGTAAAAGATATTCAGATTGATGCTGATTTTGAGTTATTATTCCCGGATGAATATATCAATAACGTTTCAGAACGTTTGATTTTATACAACGAATTAAGTACAATAAAAGACGAAGCAGGTTTAAAAGAATTCGAAAGAAAATTGGTAGACCGTTTCGGACCGTTGCCAAAACCTGCAGTTGCACTTTTAAATAGTATCAGAATAAAATGGATTGCTACGAAAGTGGGAATCGAAAAATTAGTTCTGAAACAAGGAAAAATGATTGGTTATTTCGTCTCAGACCAACAATCTGATTATTACCAATCCATCAAATTTAGGAACGTTTTAAATTTCGTTCAAAAGCAAAGTTCACTTTGTAAAATGAAAGAAAAACAAACCGTTAACGGATTACGTTTGTTATTGACTTTTGAAAATGTGAAGTCAATAAAACGTGCTCTGGAGTTGATGGAGTTGTTTGAGGAGTAAAAGTTGCCACGAATTACACTAATTTGCACTAATTATAATTTTAAGCTTGGAAAAAATTTGTGGAAATTAGTGTATTTCGTGGCAAACAAAATAAAAAAATTAAGCTTTCTTTATCTTTTATTTAAGAAAATTCTTAGAACTAAAAAGTTTTCTTTGATTCAAATTTTCAAAGACAACTTTATATGCAGAATCAACTCATTATTCTATTTTTATTTTTAGGATTAACTACAATCTTCGCTCAGGAAAAAGGAAAAATTGTTTTAAATGATTCCTTAAAATCAGAAACTATTGATCCTCTTCGTCCGTCGAAAGCGGCTTTTTATTCGGCAATTTTGCCAGGATTAGGTCAGGTTTACAATAAGAAATACTGGAAAGTACCTTTAGTTTACGGAGCAATTGGTACCAGTACGTATTTGTATATTGACAATCAGAAGAAATACCATTTGTATCGGGACGAATACAAAAACAGACTGGAAGGCCTTCCAAGTAAAAATCCAAGTCTGGCTGAATTAGACGAAAATCGATTACTCAGAATTCAAAAAGGATATCAAAGAAATAGGGATTTGTCTTCATTATTTATGGTTGGTTTTTATATCCTAAATATTATTGATGCGAATATTGATGCAGCCTTATCTCAATTTAATGTGGATGAAAATCTGGCATTTAAACCTGCTGTTATCAAAAACGATATCACATTAAAGAATGATTTTGGACTTGCTCTGAATTATTCGTTTTAAGTTTTTTTCCGCCACGAATTCACGAATGATTTAAATTATAATTCGTGAATTCGTAGCGGAATAACTTAGTAATTTATAATTTTTTCAATCCCTTTAATTCTAAAGGAGGATGCTTTTTGTCTTTGGCTACATCAAAAAAAGCTTCTCCATCCAAATAAACCTGACGATTTTCGCCAGCAATAAATTTTACAGGATATTTCAAAGTAGTTCCGGAATTTAAATGAACCATAGTCCCGTCAGATAATTCTAAACGAAATTTTTTGCCGTACGGAATTTTAAGCGTGTTGTAAACTAATTTATCAGAATTGGTTTCTTTTTCATAAACCAATTTATCACCGTTTTGATTTCCTATGACATTTCCATTTTTATCCTGAACCTGAACTTTACCATTTTCAGAAATAATCTGTACCGTTCCGTCTTCCATTTGTAAAACAATATCAGTGCTTTTAAAATCGAAAGGAACTTCAGCTGGTTTAAGGAAAACTTGTTTATAGGCAAAGCCAATACCAAGCAGTACTAAAAATGACGCAGCAATAGAAATGTACTTTCTGCGATTCGATTTCTTAGGTTGCAGTTCGATTACAGTTTCTTGTTCTTTAGCAGTGGACAGAATACTATCAAAAATAGAATCCGCTTTTTGAGCTTCCATTTTTGGCATTTCGTTTAGAAGTTTTTGCACCTCTTCTACAGTCGGAAAATCGTCTGTCAATTTGTTTTCACGGCAGTACATTGATTGAGAATAAACTTTTGTAAAAGCGTTTTTATTTCAGAATTTGAATTCATTAAAGAATGTTTTTTAGGTTCTGTGTTTAGATAATACAGTTGAATGGAAGTGGAGTACTACTCAAACGTTATAAATTTTTAAATTTTAGCATTTGAGAAGTTTTATGATGTTGATTTTTAGTGTTTTTAAAAATAGTATTTCTTTGAGAAATAGTAATTAAATGCAATTTTGCCCTCCTGAGAAACGAAGGATTACACAAGAAATTCCTCAACTTGAATATAAAAATGATTTTTTGGGCGAGACAGCATTAGGGAAAGGGGCCAATTATCTTTGTCTTTATTCGCCCCTTTCCCTAATGCTGTCGGGCTGTCCGCGCTACTTCGGTAGCTTGCTCCCATCCCTCTCGCGGGCAAACGGACTTAATTACAATTCTGTTTTTTCATTTTTACAAAACAGGAATCGAACCTGCAATTGTAAAAAAAAAATAGTCACAGATTAAAGAATTTCCACAGATTGAAATCCATTTAATCTTTTTAATCTGTGGCTAAAAAAAATCAAATTATAATCAAAAAAAAAATCACTCCGAAGAGTGATTTTAATGGTCATTATTGTGGTTTTGGTTAGATAATTTCATCGTGAAGTTGAAAAAAACCGCGCATCGATTCGAGCGCTTTACTCATTTGATTCCGGACTGTATTTATCGATATTCCGAGTTCATTACTTATTTCTTCATAGCTCATTCCTTTTTTCCGTGACATCTTAAAAATCTGCCGTCGCTTAGGAGGGAGTTATTTTATAGCCTGTTTTTGGAGTTTTTTGCAATCGGCTTCGCGAATGGCGTAATCTCCGTATTCATGTGTTTTCTGACTTTCGTAGAAAACGGCTTCTTTCAATATAATTTCGTTTGCGGCTTTGTTCAAAACATTAAAAGCCTGATTTCTGGCAATGGTAAAAATATAAGCCTTAAACGACTGTTCTATATTTAAACTTGCGGTTGAGCCGGACTTTCATAAAAACATTCTGTACATTCTCTTCTGCTGCCTCTTTTGATTTTAGAAGAACCATAAATATCCTGGTGGTATAAATCAAAAGTTGGCGAAAAGCTTTTTCGTTTCCATTTCTGAGTTCACTTACAATAATTTTTCACTATGGTTGGCCGCTTCTAACAATTTAATTTGCGTTTATTTAATTCCAGTGGTATTAAACTATCAAATGCGAAGTCTGATGTCTGACTTCTTCGCAAATATATAAAAATATTATTCGCAACAAATTATATACAAAAAAACTTAATTCGGATTTTTTGTTAGTTTTTTAAAGAAAGATATAAAATGTGGTGCAAAGTGGCTTTCTTACAAGTAAGTGTCATATTGACGCTTTTCGGAAATAAAATTTATTTAAGAATTTGACTTTTGAGAATATTCTTATCTGAGAAGAATGAAATTTGAGTTGTAGATACTGTTTTTTACTCAAAAAAAATCCTTTTATCTCTTAGAAAAAGATAAAAGGATTATATGAAAAGGAATCAATAAATGATTCGAATTTGTATTCTGAATTAGTTTTTCAAGTCTTTAATTACTTTAAAAGCAACATCAACCTGATCTTCCCCAACAAGAATTGTAAACTCGTTTGAAGTCGAAATTACTTCATTAATAATAATTCCTTCCCAAGCCAAACGCTGGAAAATGAAGTAATAAATACCAGGAACTACAATGTTTTCTTTTGGTAATTTTACCGTAATCGAAGCTAAATTATCTAGTTTCTGAATTAGCTTTTCTCTCATAAAGTGTTTCTCAACTAAGTGATTAACACTACTACTGACAACGATATTGGTTTCGTTTACACCACGGGATGAGGTATAAAAAATATCAGATAAAGCATTAATATCAGAAATTAAATCTGCCTGTTTGTTTAGAACAGTTTCAGAAGCGGCAAAAGTGTAATCTGTAAGTTCAGAACGAACCGTAATCTCGCCAATATTTTTGATTACTTTATTGATTTTGTGGTTCAGTTTAAAATCCAGTTCTTCTGTAAGTCGTTTTAAAGACATTACAACAGCGCCTTGTTTTACTTCTTTGCCAAACTCACTTTCCAGTTCGGTCATAATATTTCGCGAAAGTGAAGTCAGGTTGATAATTCCGAGTGAGAGGGCATTTAATAAAAATGGTTTTGTTTTAATGTAGTTTTCTACAATAGAAGAAACAGTTTTCATAATCTTTTTTTTTTTTTTTTTTTTGTATTCGGTTGGTTGTTAATTTAACATTGCGATGTTATAAATCTCTGCAAATATAAATAAAAAAAACAAATTGTTACAATTATAACAATAAAAAATTATGTTAAAAGTGATAAAAAGCGTCGGTAAGATGTTCAATTGCAAATGATTCCCCATTTTTATGGATCGCAATGATGTCAAAACGGACTTCTAAATCTTCAGTAAAATCCTTTTCCCTATCGTTTATGTAGGCATTTACTGCTTTAATAAGTAATTGAATTTTTTTGGACTTTACAAAATCCTGTGGAGAACCAAAATCCAAACTCGAACGTGTTTTAACTTCTACAATTGCTAAAACTGCATCTTTTTGAGCTATTATATCTATTTCGGCTTTCTGGATAACAAAGTTTCGCTCCAAAATCGAATAGCCATTTTCTTCAAGATACGCTGCTGCAAGATCTTCTCCTAATTTTCCCAGTTCATTGTGTTTTGCCATAGGTTTTGTTGTTTCAAGTTTCAGGTTTCAGGTTTTCTGTATGTAAAAAAGCAAAGCCGCAAAGTGTTGTTAAACTTTGCGGCTTTGCGTCTCTGCGAGATTTTTATGTGGTATTTAAGCCTTTTAGAAAAAAAAATGTTAAAAACTATTTTTTAAACGTTAATGTACTTCCTGTTGCAGTTACTTCCATTGTAACGATATTTCCCATAACCAGAGCCCTGTTGTCTCTAATATGTCCTGCCGGGAAATTGAAAATTACCGGAATGTTATATTTTTTGGTTACATCGTCAATAATTTCCAGTGCATTTTTACCCCAAGGAACTTCATTGTCTTTCATACTGGTCATTCCTCCAATAATAATTCCTTTTAGGTTTTCGATGCATCCATTTCGTCTTAAATTCATCATCATACGGTCGATATGATACAGATATTCATCCAAATCTTCGATAAATAAAATTTTATCTCTACAGTCAATCGCAGAAGGAGAACCTAATAAACTGTATAAAATAGATAAATTACCTCCTACTAATTCTCCGGTTGCACGCCCCAAACGATTCATAGGAGTTGGACTAATAGAATACGAAATAGGTTCGCCAAACAAACTTGCTTTTAAGGAACTCACAGCATCTGGAGTTGCTCTTGGAACTGTTACAGGCATAATTCCGTGAATAGATTTGTAGCCCATCGTATTTAAATGGTTGTGCATAACCGTAACGTCGCTGAAACCAATAATCCATTTTGGATGCTGTTTGAATTTGGTAAAATCCAGCAAATCTAACATTCTAACCGTTCCATATCCTCCTCGAACGCACCAGATCGCTTTAATATTTGGATTGTCCATTTGTTTTTGAAAATCGGCAGCTCTTTGTTCATCTGTTCCTGCTAATTGATGATAATCTAAACCAATTGTGCTTCCAATTACGGCTTCTAAACCCCAGCTGTGCAATAAATCTATAGTTGGTTTTAAGTTATCGTCGATATTTTTTCTGGCTGTTGCTAAAAGTGCTACAGTATCTCCTTTTTGTAAATAGGGTGGTGTTATCATGTTTTGTTGAGATTGACAAGTGAATGACTGAAAAGCAAAAATAAGAAATGCGACTTTATAAAGGTTAAAGTGTTTTTTGAAGTAGTGAAAGCTTTTTCTGTTCATTTTTCTTTTTGCTTAAAATTATAAATTATTTTAATTCCGGTTTTAATAAAACGGAGCACATCCATGTTTAGTTTCTAATTCTTTTAAAATTACAATTAATCCTTCATCTGCTTTTTCAGATTGTATGTTGGCAAAAAGAATAAAAGCTTTGTTTGTGGCTTTACAAATATACACTTTGGTTAAAAATGTTCCGGGATTTCCGTTATGAAATGAATATTGTTGCTCATTATTTTTGCTAAGTTCTGAATACCAGCCAAACGAAAATTCCGGCAGACCCAAATGCATATAATTAAATTCTTCTTCGGTAAACAATTTTGATTTTCCTTGTAAGCCCTGAAGCTGCATTTGGATAAATTTACAAAAGTCAGGTAAGTTTGCATTGATATTTCCGGCTGACGAAAGCCAGTTTAATTTATAATTTAAAGCTGGTTTTTCGGGAATCAGATTTTCGTCGTGACCCCAGGTTTGGTTTTTGTTTTTTAAATTCGGCTGACCAAATTCAAAGTCAATATTCAGATTTTTTCCTAATTCCTGTATTAAGGTTTCGTATGTTTTTCCAGTCGCTTTTTCAAGCATTAATCCGGCTGCTACGTAACTAGGATTAGAACCATAAACATCTTGTTTTTCTGAAATAGAAGAAGTTTTTGCGAAAAACCATTTCATAAACTCGTAACGTTGTTCAGGGTTTGTTCCTTTTATTTCTTTTTGGGTTGGAGTTTTATTTCCATATGACCAAGTTGGCATATGCGCTCTAAACGTTATAAAATCTCTTAAAGTGAAATTGTAATAATTGGAATTGCTTCCAGCTTTTAATTCTGGGTATAAATCAAAAAATTTAGTTTCCCATTTTAGTTTTCCCTCTTTAACCAAAACTGCAACTAAATAGGCTGTAACGGTTTTAGTAATAGAACCTAGTCTGAATCGATCTGATAATTCGGCCTTTAAGTTACTATTGATTTTTTTATATCCTAAAGCATTTATTTCTAAAATAGAATCAGAAGAAACTATGGCGTATGCTATTTCTGGAATATTATACTTTACTCTAATACTGTCGACAAATTGGCTGTTTTTCTGAGAATAACAAAGTGTGTTGTAGTTTAAGAATAGTATAAATATCGAAAGGATTTTTTTCATTTTCTAAATGGCAAATTGAGCCAGCAAGTTACATGAGAATTTGAATATAAAAAAAGGAAGTGCAAAATAAATATTTAGAAAATTCTTACAAATAAATCAATTTTTTATACATTAGATTTTTATTTAAGTAGAACTATGCGCCTTACAACTTTAATTTTTGGTTTTTTTATTTTTTTTAGTAATTGTTCAAATTCGCAACCTAAAAAATACAAAATACATACCGTTGCATTTTACAATTTTGAAAATTTATATGACATTGTAGATGATGATTTTACAAATGATGATGAATGGACTCCAAATGGCACACAGCATTGGACAAAACAAAAATATGAGCAAAAGTTGAAAAACTTAGCAAGAGTAATTTCTGAAATTGGAACACCAGAAAATTCAAATGCCCCAGTTTTATTAGGTTGTGCTGAAGTAGAAAATAGAGATGTTTTAGAAGATTTAATCAAAGAACCAAAATTACAGCAATTCGATTTCGGAATCATTCATTTTGATTCACCCGATAAACGCGGTATCGATGTAGCATTGCTTTATCAGAAAAAGTACTTTCGTCCAACTTCTTTTTCTAATATTCCATTAATCATTTACAAAAAGAATAGTATCAAAAAAGAAGAACAATCGGAAATTGAAGATGATGAACTTGAAATTAAAAAAGAAAACAACAACCGTGTTTTTACTCGAGATCAGCTTTTGGTTTCGGGTTTTTTAGAAAACGAAGAAATACATATTATTGTCAATCATTGGCCGTCCCGATCGGGTGGAGAAAAAGTCACGACCTCGTTTAGGGAAGCAGCAGGAAAACTAAACCGAAAAATTATCGATTCTTTACAGCAGATAAATCCGCAAGCAAAAGTAATGACCTTGGGAGATTTTAACGACGGACCGATTAATACCAGTATAAAAACAGCTTTGGGAGCAAAAGGGAAAAAAGCTGAAGTTTCAGAATTTGGTGTTTTTAATCCGTTTGAAGAATTGGTGAATAAAGGGTTGGGAACAATCGCCTTTAGGGATTCCTGGAATATTTTCGATCAAATTATCATGACAGAATCTCTAATAAAATCGGATTTTACAACTTTTACTTTTTGGAAAGCAGGGATTTTTACTAAACCTTATCTTATTCAAAATTCGGGACAGTATAAAGGTTATCCGTTGCGAAATACATTAACAGAAGCAGGTTTTAGTGATCATTTTCCGGTTTATATATATATGATAAAAGAAATTGGACAGTAGAGACGCACCGCAGTGCGTCTAACTTTTTTTTGAAATGAAATTAGAAACCTAAAGACGCACTGCAGTGCGTCTCTACAAATTCACTACCTTAGCTTTTCACAATTTAGAATTAAAAAAATGGCTATAGCAAAACCTTTCAACTTAACTAAATGGATTGACGAAAACCGTCATTTATTAAAACCGCCAGTTGGAAATAAAAATCTTTACGTAGATTCTGGTGATTATATCGTAATGATTGTGGCGGGACCAAATGCAAGAAAAGATTATCATTATAACGAAACCGAAGAACTTTTTTATCAATTAGAAGGCAGTATAAAAGTAGTAATTCAGGAAGATGGTGAGCGAAAGGAAATGGAATTAAATGCAGGCGATATGTACTTGCATCCAGCAAAAGTGCCACATTCTCCTGTTCGTTCAGCAGGTTCTATCGGATTGGTAATTGAACGTAAACGTGCCGGACAAGG is a window of Flavobacterium crocinum DNA encoding:
- the mfd gene encoding transcription-repair coupling factor; protein product: MSKNALYTIYDNLPKAQQIASNLLEGNQIKMNLNGLLGSAVSFIIRSVFKKTELPFLVILDNKEEAAYYLNDLEQMIGEQDVLFYPASFRRPYQVDETDNANVLLRAEVLNRINSRKKPAVIVTYPEALFEKVVTRQQLDKNTLKVALNDKISIDFINEVLFEYEFKRVDFITEPGEFSVRGGIVDVFSFSNDHPYRIEFFGNEVDSIRSFDVETQLSVETHKKITIIPNVENKVFQENRESFLDYIAEKTVLFIQNTDGLFSQLDKQFARAEEAFEKLSKEIKHATPEQLFLNQAAFIKRALDFSIVELASKPIFKTTKKYDFHIQPQPSFNKQFDLLLNNLSDNHFNGYKNYLFCSNETQAKRFHDIFESLDEANSENIRKQYNTVVLPLYQGFIDEENQITAYTDHQIFERYHRFNIKNGYSKKQNITLKELTALSVGDYVTHIDHGIGKFGGLQKIQVEGKTQEAIKLVYADNDIVYVSIHSLHKISKYNGKDGAPPKIYKLGSNAWKVLKQKTKARVKHIAFNLIQLYAKRRLEKGFQFAPDSYLQNELESSFIYEDTPDQMKSTAEVKADMESDRPMDRLVCGDVGFGKTEVAIRAAFKAVDNSKQVAVLVPTTILAYQHFRTFSERLKDMPVSIGYLNRFRTAKQKTQTLKDLAEGKLDIIIGTHQLVNKNVVFKDLGLLIVDEEQKFGVNVKDKLKTIAANVDTLTLTATPIPRTLQFSLMAARDLSVITTPPPNRYPIETNVVGFNEEIIRDAISYEIQRNGQVFFINNRIENIKEIAGMIQRLVPNARVGVGHGQMDGAKLEELMLGFMNGDFDVLVATTIIESGLDVPNANTIFINNANNFGLSDLHQMRGRVGRSNKKAFCYFICPPYSSMTEDARKRIQALEQFSELGSGFNIAMKDLEIRGAGDLLGGEQSGFINEIGFDTYQKIMNEAIEELKENEFKDLYPEENNIDTKEYVKDIQIDADFELLFPDEYINNVSERLILYNELSTIKDEAGLKEFERKLVDRFGPLPKPAVALLNSIRIKWIATKVGIEKLVLKQGKMIGYFVSDQQSDYYQSIKFRNVLNFVQKQSSLCKMKEKQTVNGLRLLLTFENVKSIKRALELMELFEE
- a CDS encoding DUF5683 domain-containing protein encodes the protein MQNQLIILFLFLGLTTIFAQEKGKIVLNDSLKSETIDPLRPSKAAFYSAILPGLGQVYNKKYWKVPLVYGAIGTSTYLYIDNQKKYHLYRDEYKNRLEGLPSKNPSLAELDENRLLRIQKGYQRNRDLSSLFMVGFYILNIIDANIDAALSQFNVDENLAFKPAVIKNDITLKNDFGLALNYSF
- a CDS encoding FecR domain-containing protein translates to MYCRENKLTDDFPTVEEVQKLLNEMPKMEAQKADSIFDSILSTAKEQETVIELQPKKSNRRKYISIAASFLVLLGIGFAYKQVFLKPAEVPFDFKSTDIVLQMEDGTVQIISENGKVQVQDKNGNVIGNQNGDKLVYEKETNSDKLVYNTLKIPYGKKFRLELSDGTMVHLNSGTTLKYPVKFIAGENRQVYLDGEAFFDVAKDKKHPPLELKGLKKL
- a CDS encoding sigma factor-like helix-turn-helix DNA-binding protein, whose protein sequence is MSRKKGMSYEEISNELGISINTVRNQMSKALESMRGFFQLHDEII
- a CDS encoding YraN family protein; this translates as MAKHNELGKLGEDLAAAYLEENGYSILERNFVIQKAEIDIIAQKDAVLAIVEVKTRSSLDFGSPQDFVKSKKIQLLIKAVNAYINDREKDFTEDLEVRFDIIAIHKNGESFAIEHLTDAFYHF
- a CDS encoding S66 peptidase family protein; the encoded protein is MITPPYLQKGDTVALLATARKNIDDNLKPTIDLLHSWGLEAVIGSTIGLDYHQLAGTDEQRAADFQKQMDNPNIKAIWCVRGGYGTVRMLDLLDFTKFKQHPKWIIGFSDVTVMHNHLNTMGYKSIHGIMPVTVPRATPDAVSSLKASLFGEPISYSISPTPMNRLGRATGELVGGNLSILYSLLGSPSAIDCRDKILFIEDLDEYLYHIDRMMMNLRRNGCIENLKGIIIGGMTSMKDNEVPWGKNALEIIDDVTKKYNIPVIFNFPAGHIRDNRALVMGNIVTMEVTATGSTLTFKK
- a CDS encoding serine hydrolase domain-containing protein, which gives rise to MKKILSIFILFLNYNTLCYSQKNSQFVDSIRVKYNIPEIAYAIVSSDSILEINALGYKKINSNLKAELSDRFRLGSITKTVTAYLVAVLVKEGKLKWETKFFDLYPELKAGSNSNYYNFTLRDFITFRAHMPTWSYGNKTPTQKEIKGTNPEQRYEFMKWFFAKTSSISEKQDVYGSNPSYVAAGLMLEKATGKTYETLIQELGKNLNIDFEFGQPNLKNKNQTWGHDENLIPEKPALNYKLNWLSSAGNINANLPDFCKFIQMQLQGLQGKSKLFTEEEFNYMHLGLPEFSFGWYSELSKNNEQQYSFHNGNPGTFLTKVYICKATNKAFILFANIQSEKADEGLIVILKELETKHGCAPFY
- a CDS encoding endonuclease/exonuclease/phosphatase family protein is translated as MRLTTLIFGFFIFFSNCSNSQPKKYKIHTVAFYNFENLYDIVDDDFTNDDEWTPNGTQHWTKQKYEQKLKNLARVISEIGTPENSNAPVLLGCAEVENRDVLEDLIKEPKLQQFDFGIIHFDSPDKRGIDVALLYQKKYFRPTSFSNIPLIIYKKNSIKKEEQSEIEDDELEIKKENNNRVFTRDQLLVSGFLENEEIHIIVNHWPSRSGGEKVTTSFREAAGKLNRKIIDSLQQINPQAKVMTLGDFNDGPINTSIKTALGAKGKKAEVSEFGVFNPFEELVNKGLGTIAFRDSWNIFDQIIMTESLIKSDFTTFTFWKAGIFTKPYLIQNSGQYKGYPLRNTLTEAGFSDHFPVYIYMIKEIGQ
- a CDS encoding 3-hydroxyanthranilate 3,4-dioxygenase — encoded protein: MAIAKPFNLTKWIDENRHLLKPPVGNKNLYVDSGDYIVMIVAGPNARKDYHYNETEELFYQLEGSIKVVIQEDGERKEMELNAGDMYLHPAKVPHSPVRSAGSIGLVIERKRAGQGFTDGLLWHCDNCNHKLYEVYFELHNIEKDFLPHFEHFYNSEELRTCDNCGTVMETDPRFVAKK